In Bacteroidota bacterium, the genomic window CGGTCGCACCTGATTGTGGCCCGTGCTTTCCAGCTTGCAGGCGAGAAAGAGAAAGCGGTCGACATATGGCAGAAAGCAGAACCCCTCGTACTGGAAAACCTGACGCGCGCCCAGACGCAAACAACCCTCGACCAAACTGCCCGATTTATGCAGATGATGCAAATCGGTTATATGGAAGTAGGTGACTACGAAGCCGCTGCAGCTTTCACCAACAAAATTGCAGAAGCAATTGGTGATGAATCGTATAGAAGAACGGCGGCCGAATTTGAGGCAGACAGCAAGCGGCTTTTCTCTGCCCCTGCCAGTGATACAGCAGCAGGCAACTAACGCATAGCCTCTCCCTGCTTTCAAGCTTGCCGGCTCTGATCTGTCCAGATCGGGGCCGGCTTTTTTATTTTACCCCTTTAATGAAAAAATAAAAAGCCCTTTTTCAGCTTAAAACGGTCATTTTTCACACGAATTAAAATTAATTGTAAGAGAATGCTTCATTAAGGTTGACAGATTCACACAATCTCAATATAATAGTACCTTGGCGGGATATTTCCTGTCGAGTTTTATAATTACCCTGAACTCTCACCCTTTCACCCGGGGCGTCCTGCAGTATTTGCTCTTCGGACAGGACGGACGGACACAATTTTTTAAAGGAGGCACACCCTATGTCTGCTTACAATGGTATCGTCAAATGGTTTGACGCTAAAAAAGGCTATGGTTTTATAGTACACCCGGAAGACGGGAGCGACATCTTCGTACACTACTCTCAGATTCATACGGAAAAACGCTTCAAGACACTTCGTACTGGCGAAACTGTGGATTTTGACCTTGTGCAGGGCCCTAAAGGCTTACACGCCCACAATGTAGCGCCGCAGGAGGACGAAGATGCTGAAGCGATTGAAGAACATGAAGTTGCTGTAATGTTATCGGAGTAACGCTCCCCTCCCACAGATTATCCTGTACCATCACCCTGCTCATTGTTTTTCCTGCATACAGCACCTATTTTCCGAGGTGGATGGGAGAAGTGCAACCTTTACATGCCAGATGCGTGTACTCAAACTTCCCTTCCATGGTGCTGAATCGTTGAATATTGCGGTAGAAAACCAATGAGTTTTTCTTTTTCCGATGAAGAAATAGAGCGCATTGCAGCCGTCCTCGGGGTTGAACCCAAGCAGGACAATAAGCTGGTGCGTTTTGAATTATCTGATGAGGAAAGTGGACGTAAGATTTCGCTGGAAATCCTGACCGAGCTTGAAATGCCCGAGCAGCTTGCAGAAGGGCAGCCCAATAACCTCGTCTCTGTCATTACCCCAAATTCTTTCCTGCAATTGCAGGGATGTACAGGGTTTATTTCCAGCCAGGAATTGGGAGAAATCATTTTTGTTGCCCGGCATTCCGGCCGAACAAGTGGCCTGGTTGTAGAACGTGAAGCGTTCTCCTCACTCTACGCCCATGTTGACGAGCGCCTGTTGTCTACCGACTTCGAAAAGCTCCCCCCTGAAATGATTATGAGTAGCGTTGCCCTCTCCATGACAGAGACGCTGTTCCAGGATCTAAAGTAGTGCCCCCCTCTGCTACCGACGCCCGGATTGTCGTATCCAATACGCATCCACAACGCCACCTGGAAGAAACCACCTTGCACAAGCTTGTAGCACTTGCGTGCACCGGCGAAAACTTCAGCCTTGAAGACCTCAGCATCGTACTGAGCGACCACGCTACCGTGCGCGAGCTCAACGTCTCCTACCTGAACCACGACTACAATACGGACGTCCTTTCTTTCCCCCTCAACGATCCTGAGGTCTCTCAAACCGTAGACGGCGAGATCTATGTAGACCTGGATACTGCAGCAGAAAGATGCGCAGAATTTGGGGTTACTTTTGAAGAAGAAGCTTGCCGGTATGTTGTCCATGGCCTCCTCCATCTGATGGGATATCTGGATGATACAGCCGAAGGCAAAGCAACCATGCGATCGCGGGAAGATTTGTACCTGGCTATGTTGCGCAAATCGTAACGAAATTGCAACATTACCTGAGCTATCACTTCAACAAATTTAACAAAATGACCCTAAAACAAGAAAAACAGGGCATTGCTGAGTACCCTAACTTTTTAAGGGCAAATCCCCTCTTTTTTTCTTGATAACATTTTCTTATTGTGTCTTCACCTTGTCTTCAAAATTCCTTTTCACCACATCATGTCATAGGAGGATTGCTTATGGATACTCGAATCACAGCGCGTCATTTCAGTGCCAGCGAGAAGCTCAAGACGTTTGTCAATAACCGGGTAGGCAAACTTGAACGCTTTTACGATGGCATTACCGACGCACGTGTAATCCTGAGTAAACACAATGCCGCAGGCGGATCAAAAATCGCCGAAATCACAGTCAATGTTCGGCGTAACTCACTTGTAGCCCAGGAAGAGGCGGTTACATATGAAGAAGCGATAGATCGTTGCGTTCGCCGGCTTCGTAGACAGATATTGAAATACAAAGGAAAAAGAAGAGGCTGATCAATCGTCAGGAAGAAAGTGGATCGGCCCCTTACCTCGAAGGAATCGGTCCACTTTCTTCGCCCCTCTCGCACATCAAAGCGTTCCGGCCTTTTAGCCTTTTGCCAGTGTAGTCCCCTTCAGCTTGCTCACAACCCGTTTCACAGTATCCGCCTTCTGCAAAATATAGAAGTGCACACAAGGCAAATCTGCGTTTAACAACTCCTCAGCCTGCCGTAGCGCCCATTCCACGCCAATATCTACCACGTGCTTTGGGTCAGCCTCTTCAACCTCTGCAGCCAACGCCTCAGGAATCTCAAGAAAAAACCGTTTCGGCAACATTTGTAACTGCCGCTTACTCGTCATGATCTTGAGCCCCGGGATAATGGGCACTGTGATCCCTACCTCCCGGCAACGCTCCACAAAACTGAAGTAGTGATCGTTATTGAAAAACATCTGGGTGACCACATATTCTGCCCCAGCATCTACTTTTCGTTTCAGGTTTAGGATATCCCAGGTAAGGTTGGGCGCCTCAAAATGCTTCTCAGGATAGCCGGCAACGCCTACACAAAAATTGGTTGGCATACCGTCAATGATGTCTTCCAGGAAATGCCCCTGATTCATATCATCTACCTGAGCCACCAAATCGCCAGCGTAGTGATTAATCGATCGGCTTTTATCCACCCGCTTCTCCACTTGCATTTCATCCCCACGCAACGCCATAATATTCTGGATCCCCAGATAATTCAATTCGATAAGCGCATCTTCCGTCTCTTCTCGAGTAAATCCATGACAAAGCAGGTGCGGGACGGGCTCAATATTAAACCGGTGTTTGATGGCTGCACAAAGCCCAAGGGTGCCCGGACGCTTCCTTTTGACATGTTTTTTCCATGTACCACCACCCATTTCTTCGTAATAAACCTGCGCAGAATGACTGGTAACGTCAATAAAAGGCGGCTCAAACTCAACCAGATCCGATACAATTTTCATAATCTGATTGGCTGAGCTCCCCCGCTTGGGTGGGACAATTTCGTAAGAAATGAGTGGTTCGGTTGCCCGATCAAGTAGTTCTACAATTTTCATTCGGCTCACGTCAAAACACAAAAGACCACTGAAAAAAATTAAGCAGTTCTCGTATTAAGCGATTTAATTTTGTGTAACCTATCTTGCACCTCCTTACCTGCAGGACATTCCTTTAAAAAGTGTCTTACAGGAAACAGGACAAGACCGAAGGTCCCCTCGTTTATTTGATGTAACTCCAGCTAGATTTCTGTGTTCGATGATCGCATTTCTTTTTTCTACAGAACAGGAAGCCCGTCCTTTTCTAAAAAAATACGAAAGGGGCCGTTTTGACGGACTGCCTGAAGGTGAAATAGTCAGTGATGACCATATCCTGGTGACCATCATCGGCGTTGGAAAAATCAAGGCAGCGCTTCGGACGGAACGCCTCCTGCGCTCGGAGAAGAAAATCAAGCGCATCGTTCACCCTGGTACCTGTACGTCACTCAGCGATGAATTAAAATTGGGCACCCTCGTTGGTGCTTCTCAGGTATTTGAAGGTGACCGTATCGAACTATCAGCGCCTACGTACCCAAGAATGCCGCTCGAAATACCTTTCACGATGGAAAAGGGTACGCTGGTTACGCAGGACCATACCCCGCAAGAAGAAACTGAACAGTCTTACTGGCAACGGATTGCAGACATGAGCGACATGACGGGCTATGCCGTTGCGTACGTCGCGGCAACCTATGGCAAACCCTGCAATATCGTTAAAGTCGTAACCGGCTACATGTACAAAGAAGACGCCCAGTTACAACAGACGCTGGAAAATGCCCACGATGCACTTGCTGCCTTCCTCGTCAAAGAAATCCCTGCCCTGCTAGAAAAATAGTGCGTATCTGCCTGGGTCGTGTAGACAATTAGCAGGGAAAAGAGCATGCGATGACATTTTTGTTCAGATCAAAGCGCTTTTCGTGTTCGATGCAGCGCATCGGGCGCGAAAAGGAACGCAGATATGGACAAAAAAGGGCACGTTATGCATTTTACAAGCTGATTGTCTACACGACCTAGAGTACGTGCAGCATCAGATACACAACGACCCCGGTAACAGACACGTACAACCAGATAGGCAGCGTCCACCTGGCCAGTTTTCTGTGACTGGTAAAGCGTTCCTGTGAAGCATAGAACACAGTGATCAACGCCATGGGTAGCGAAAAGATGGACAGCACAATGTGGGTGATCAGGACAAAAAAGTAGACGGCCCGAATTCCACCGACACCTGTGTAGGGGGTATCACCTTGAAAATTGTGGTACGTGAGGTAACTGACCAGAAACAACGCGGAGAATACAAGCGCTGCAACCATAAATCGCTGGTGTACTTTGTAATTCTTGCGCCTTACAAAGACATAGCCACAAACCAGACAGGCTGCACATAACGCATTTAACGAAGCATTCACCGCCGGCAAATGTTTGACAAACGCCAGCGTCTGCGCAGAGGGCGTTTTGAAGTAAATCAGCCAGAACAAAAAGCCTATCGCAACCATACTGATCGCAATAATGAGGCGGACGCCTTTTTTAGATTCTTGGGATACAGCTTCCATAAAAGGTATCAGAAATTGGTAAACACTAAAAAGTAGAAAACAGGCGCGCCGCTCTCTCCTTCAACATCTCAAGCCAGACAGCTCTCTAGGAGTTACTGAGGCTCAATACATACGTTGCAACAGCACCCAACTGGTCGTCGGTGAGGTGCCCCATCGGCGGCATCATACCAGGATACTGCTTGGGCTTAGGAACGCCAACTTTGATCAGTGCTACCAATTTTTCGATATCTGCCGGCGGTTCGATATTCAACCACTCATCGTCTGTCAGGTTAGGTGCGAAATCAGAGCCTTCACCAGCAGCGCCGTGGCAGGTGTAACAAATAGCCGTTCCAGAAAACAGTGCTTTCCCTTCAGCGACGACCGGATCTTCATCCGATGTGGTTTCAGCTTCAGTTACCGGCGCAGATGCTTCGCTTGCAGCGGGCGCCCTGCTTTCTCCTGCACATCCCACAGAAATCAATGCGGCAATCACGAGGAGGCTCAACGTCTTTGCCATATCAGTATTTCCTCTTTGATGGCTAGGGGATCAGGTTACGCGAGGTAACGTGGATTTAAAGTCAGGCGGTTTCTTCTTTGGGGACCGCTTTCCTTGCAGCCAACAGAACGAGTCCGATTGTAGTTGCAAAGAAAAGCGCACCAACGACCATATGTGTGGTATTGAGCACAACCTGTAGCGTAGTGCGCATGCTATCAATGTCTTTCAAAATAATAAAATAAGCCGCAAAGCCGAGGATTATTTGCAGGGTGAGGATGCCGGCAAGTCCGTGGGACAATTTGGATACAAGCGTCTTTTCGGGATCGGCCTGGCGCGCTGCTTTGATCGTCATGAATACCATGGCAAAAACAACGGCAGCACCTAACATGTGGATGCCGGCCAACATGGGATCTACGCCATCTCCGCGATGCCGCAATAAAGCGCCCAGAATGATCTGTCCGTAGAGCAGTACTGCAGTGAGTACAGAAAGCCGGCGAAAGCGCGTTGCAGCCTCCCCCTCAATCAGCACACCTTCTGCCCGAAGCCATGAACCTGAGGTAAAAAAGGCCATCGACACCAACGTGGCAAAGAAGAGTTGTGCGGTACAGGCATGTACTACAGCAAGGTCAAGCGATATCCATACCACCCGCAATCCACCGAGTACGCCCTGCAAGATGACCAGTAGCAGTGCAAATAACCCAATCCGTTTCATCCAGGGACGCGGATCAGCAAAAAAGGTCCAGAAAGCGAGCAGCAAAGTCAGCGCGCCTACAATCATACCCATCAGGCGGTGCCCGTGCTCAGCAAGTACAGGGGGGATTTTGTACCAGTCGGGCGTTGGGTTGATGGGGTCAATGGAATCAAACGTTGTAGGCCAATCGGGTACAGCGAGCCCAGCTTCAATGCTGGTGACAACGGCGCCCCAGCCAAGCAAAACTACGGTAAAGCCAAGGGCAACAAGCGTAAACACATGCCGGCGGCGCATGCTCGAAGTTTCAGGTAACGGA contains:
- a CDS encoding 5'-methylthioadenosine nucleosidase, whose product is MIAFLFSTEQEARPFLKKYERGRFDGLPEGEIVSDDHILVTIIGVGKIKAALRTERLLRSEKKIKRIVHPGTCTSLSDELKLGTLVGASQVFEGDRIELSAPTYPRMPLEIPFTMEKGTLVTQDHTPQEETEQSYWQRIADMSDMTGYAVAYVAATYGKPCNIVKVVTGYMYKEDAQLQQTLENAHDALAAFLVKEIPALLEK
- the metF gene encoding methylenetetrahydrofolate reductase [NAD(P)H]; this translates as MKIVELLDRATEPLISYEIVPPKRGSSANQIMKIVSDLVEFEPPFIDVTSHSAQVYYEEMGGGTWKKHVKRKRPGTLGLCAAIKHRFNIEPVPHLLCHGFTREETEDALIELNYLGIQNIMALRGDEMQVEKRVDKSRSINHYAGDLVAQVDDMNQGHFLEDIIDGMPTNFCVGVAGYPEKHFEAPNLTWDILNLKRKVDAGAEYVVTQMFFNNDHYFSFVERCREVGITVPIIPGLKIMTSKRQLQMLPKRFFLEIPEALAAEVEEADPKHVVDIGVEWALRQAEELLNADLPCVHFYILQKADTVKRVVSKLKGTTLAKG
- a CDS encoding cold shock domain-containing protein; the encoded protein is MSAYNGIVKWFDAKKGYGFIVHPEDGSDIFVHYSQIHTEKRFKTLRTGETVDFDLVQGPKGLHAHNVAPQEDEDAEAIEEHEVAVMLSE
- a CDS encoding DUF420 domain-containing protein; the encoded protein is MEAVSQESKKGVRLIIAISMVAIGFLFWLIYFKTPSAQTLAFVKHLPAVNASLNALCAACLVCGYVFVRRKNYKVHQRFMVAALVFSALFLVSYLTYHNFQGDTPYTGVGGIRAVYFFVLITHIVLSIFSLPMALITVFYASQERFTSHRKLARWTLPIWLYVSVTGVVVYLMLHVL
- a CDS encoding cytochrome c, whose product is MAKTLSLLVIAALISVGCAGESRAPAASEASAPVTEAETTSDEDPVVAEGKALFSGTAICYTCHGAAGEGSDFAPNLTDDEWLNIEPPADIEKLVALIKVGVPKPKQYPGMMPPMGHLTDDQLGAVATYVLSLSNS
- a CDS encoding COX15/CtaA family protein, with protein sequence MLKIQIKWNSVRVASLPRKSAAFSLFNLLLKLFLYCDMMRSALRAVPLPETSSMRRRHVFTLVALGFTVVLLGWGAVVTSIEAGLAVPDWPTTFDSIDPINPTPDWYKIPPVLAEHGHRLMGMIVGALTLLLAFWTFFADPRPWMKRIGLFALLLVILQGVLGGLRVVWISLDLAVVHACTAQLFFATLVSMAFFTSGSWLRAEGVLIEGEAATRFRRLSVLTAVLLYGQIILGALLRHRGDGVDPMLAGIHMLGAAVVFAMVFMTIKAARQADPEKTLVSKLSHGLAGILTLQIILGFAAYFIILKDIDSMRTTLQVVLNTTHMVVGALFFATTIGLVLLAARKAVPKEETA
- the raiA gene encoding ribosome-associated translation inhibitor RaiA; this translates as MDTRITARHFSASEKLKTFVNNRVGKLERFYDGITDARVILSKHNAAGGSKIAEITVNVRRNSLVAQEEAVTYEEAIDRCVRRLRRQILKYKGKRRG
- the ybeY gene encoding rRNA maturation RNase YbeY, whose product is MEETTLHKLVALACTGENFSLEDLSIVLSDHATVRELNVSYLNHDYNTDVLSFPLNDPEVSQTVDGEIYVDLDTAAERCAEFGVTFEEEACRYVVHGLLHLMGYLDDTAEGKATMRSREDLYLAMLRKS